One Babylonia areolata isolate BAREFJ2019XMU chromosome 20, ASM4173473v1, whole genome shotgun sequence DNA segment encodes these proteins:
- the LOC143294763 gene encoding transcription termination factor 3, mitochondrial-like — MAMLLFPCARPLTCRTAAVLRVINTSLPVSTLCTTSMKPHVLYMPVASKSPSAVSRTVSRLLLSQEFAAVVRPGSGCFCSQCSDKSFPALDRASKPDPQRTEGSQAVLKNTSSPSENGCVEESDRHRNQNECSEKGQTEILSVSQLQQSHSPHGSSSNVSQVHQQEEDVSLVDLSRSNIDHTSHEQTPVMVMNPPPPVSDQHTGATSVPQSIGEADLQELLPPRPIHPSFNLAPYLAQSPLLQRLVALGVDLSVLEKVKEAADYLVQADWAADIQPRLLFLQDLGVGDAQLGRVLTKSPLLLKEDIEDMQGRINYLESKKFSREQIIRIVTSAPLTLMLPVTYLDKKLGFLQKMFHLTGDEVRLTAAKLPKIIPWKLQKLKDTRFYVKEMLGFSDRELKAMLLAAPKVFLSDRHQLGKRFDLLHNVMGLTHQHLAAWPAVLRTRRHIVEQRHRFLVLVGRAQYDPRRENYVSLKALVSGRDRDFCHHVAKTSPAQFYDFLKSL; from the exons ATGGCGATGTTGCTGTTTCCATGTGCACGACCCCTGACCTGCAGGACAGCAGCAGTGTTGCGAGTGATTAACACTTCGCTTCCTGTTTCAACATTGTGTACTACTAGCATGAAACCACATGTCTTATATATGCCTGTTGCCAGTAAAAGCCCATCAGCGGTAAGTCGGACAGTTTCCAGGCTTCTATTATCTCAGGAATTTGCAGCGGTTGTGAGACCAGGAAgtggatgtttctgttcacagtgcAGTGATAAAAGTTTTCCTGCTTTGGACAGAGCTTCCAAGCCAGACCCACAAAGGACAGAAGGAAGCCAGGCAGTGTTAAAAAACACAAGCAGCCCTTCAGAGAATGGTTGTGTTGAGGAGAGCGATCGTCACAGAAATCAGAACGAATGCTCAGAGAAAGGTCAGACAGAGATTCTATCAGTCTCACAGCTACAGCAGAGTCATTCACCACATGGCTCCAGTTCCAATGTATCCCAGGTTCATCAGCAAGAAGAGGATGTGTCTCTAGTAGACCTTTCTCGCTCAAACATTGACCATACCAGTCATGAGCAGACCCCAGTGATGGTGATGAACCCCCCACCTCCAGTATCTGACCAGCACACTGGCGCCACCTCAGTGCCCCAGTCCATAGGTGAGGCCGACCTCCAGGAGCTgctccctccccgccccatccacccctccttcAACCTGGCACCCTACCTGGCCCAGTCCCCGCTGCTGCAGCGCCTCGTGGCACTGGGTGTAGACCTGTCCGTGCTGGAGAAAGTGAAGGAGGCAGCAGACTACCTGGTTCAGGCTGACTGGGCAGCAGACATTCAGCCTAGGCTGCTGTTTCTGCAAGACCTTGGTGTGGGGGATGCACAGCTGGGGCGAGTGCTGACCAAAAGCCCCCTGCTGCTGAAGGAGGACATTGAGGACATGCAG GGACGGATCAACTACCTGGAGTCCAAGAAATTCAGCCGGGAACAAATCATACGCATTGTGACCTCTGCCCCTCTGACCTTGATGCTCCCGGTCACCTACCTGGACAAAAAGCTGGGCTTCTTGCAAAAGATGTTTCACCTGACAG GTGATGAAGTTCGACTTACTGCTGCCAAACTGCCCAAAATCATTCCTTGGAAACTTcagaaactgaaa GATACCAGGTTCTACGTGAAGGAGATGCTGGGATTCTCTGACAGAGAGCTGAAGGCCATGCTGCTTGCCGCCCCCAAAGTGTTCCtgtcag aCCGGCACCAGCTGGGGAAGAGGTTTGACCTGCTCCACAACGTGATGGGTTTGACCCACCAACACTTGGCCGCCTGGCCTGCCGTGCTCCGCACTCGGCGCCACATTGTGGAGCAGCGGCACCGCTTCCTGGTGTTGGTGGGCCGCGCGCAGTACGACCCCCGCAGGGAGAACTACGTGTCTCTCAAGGCCCTGGTGTCCGGCAGGGACCGCGATTTCTGCCACCACGTGGCCAAGACCTCCCCTGCCCAGTTCTACGACTTTCTGAAGTCACTGTGA
- the LOC143294954 gene encoding tRNA 2-selenouridine synthase-like yields the protein MNYENCPSYYFQVKTAGWRGQFGMWTQTHAALVGHLPVPHTVARGVGRTWRLCRRGLITKTTDSFHPQATEVIDARAPLEFDNDHIPGALNFPVLTNEQRSQVGRTYNQDNFQARKVGAAMVTRNISDHIATYFVHKPAQYCPLIYCWRGGQRSHSLAVVLSQIGFEVLVLEGGYQTYRRTVIRDLHSLAPQFKYIVLTGLTGCGKTLLLHSLRQQGAQVLDLEGVAQHRGSLLGLWHQHTQPSQKLWESQLRHSLAAFDPALPVFMESESSRVGRVNVPPALFRAMQEADRVEVCLPLEQRVKHILQEYPHWTEDVSALRDILLPLRKVRGQAMLDAWFRLAEEEQWEEFVEQLLVQHYDLTYRVSQKKNDWSQRKRTVTLEDLSERSQLKFVESVIDMGKGQVCH from the exons ATGAATTATGAAAATTGCCCTTCATATTATTTTCAGGTGAAG ACAGCTGGCTGGCGTGGTCAGTTTGGGAtgtggacacagacacatgctgCGTTGGTTGGTCATCTGCCTGTCCCTCACACTGTGGCCAGAGGGGTTGGCAGAACATGGAGGTTGTGCAGGAGAGGACTGATAACAAAAACCACTGACAGTTTTCATCCACAGGCCACAGAAGTCATTGATGCCCGTGCTCCTCTTGAATTTGACAATGACCACATCCCAG GGGCTCTGAACTTCCCAGTGCTGACCAATGAGCAGCGATCCCAGGTGGGACGGACGTACAACCAGGACAACTTCCAGGCCAGAAAGGTGGGAGCGGCCATGGTGACTAGGAACATCAGTGACCACATCGCCACCTACTTTGTCCACAAACCTGCACAGTACTGTCCCTTGATCTACTGCTGGCGAGGTGGTCAGAGGTCACACAGTCTGGCGGTGGTGCTGTCACAGATTGGGTttgaggtgttggtgttggaggggggcTATCAAACCTACAGGAGGACCGTGATCCGTGACCTGCACTCTCTGGCACCACAGTTCAAGTACATCGTACTGACTG GACTGACAGGCTGCGGCAAAACGCTCCTCCTGCACTCTCTGAGGCAGCAGGGAGCACAGGTGTTGGACCTTGAGGGTGTGGCCCAGCACAGAGGGTCCCTGCTGGGACTCTGGCACCAGCACACTCAGCCCTCCCAGAAACTCTGGGAGTCTCAGCTGCGACACAGCCTGGCGGCCTTTGACCCGGCGCTGCCAGTATTCATGGAGTCAGAGAGCTCCAGGGTGGGGCGAGTGAATGTCCCCCCTGCCCTGTTCCGTGCCATGCAGGAAGCGGACCGCGTCGAGGTCTGTCTGCCTCTGGAGCAGCGAGTGAAGCACATCCTGCAGGAGTATCCGCACTGGACGGAGGATGTGTCAGCCCTGAGGGACATCCTGCTGCCCTTGAGAAAAGTGCGTGGACAGGCCATGCTGGACGCTTGGTTCCGACTGGCTGAGGAGGAGCAATGGGAGGAGTTTGTGGAGCAGTTACTGGTGCAGCATTACGACCTGACATATAGGGTGTCCCAGAAGAAAAATGACTGGTCACAAAGGAAGAGGACGGTTACTCTGGAAGACTTGTCAGAACGATCCCAGCTGAAGTTTGTTGAAAGTGTCATTGACATGGGGAAGGGTCAGGTTTGTCATTGA